A DNA window from Ignavibacteriales bacterium contains the following coding sequences:
- the fabF gene encoding beta-ketoacyl-ACP synthase II: MNGNNNKQRRVVVTGMGAVTPIGLTVAEFWKNAMEAKSGVGMITYFDSAQYDTKIAAELKGFDPLNYLERKEVNRMDPFARYGMACAGMAIKDSGLDLEKTDRDRIGVVFGSGIGGMLTWHQQMEVYYHGGGPQRISPFFVPMMIADIAAGHISMRYKLRGPNYATTSACATASHAIADAFMLIQRGNADVMVTGGSEAAITPMGIGGFNAMKALSTRNDAPEKASRPFDAQRNGFIMGEGAGILILEELEHALKRNARIYAEVGGVGLTADAHHITAPAPGGEGAVRSMRLSLQDAGVQPEDVEYINAHGTSTEFNDKSETQAIKTVFGDHAYKLFVSSTKSMTGHLLGAAGAIEAIVTIMAMVNDTIPPTINYEYPDPECDLNYVPNKFIKKEINVAISNTFGFGGHNATLLFKKYRQ, encoded by the coding sequence ATGAATGGAAATAACAATAAGCAACGCAGAGTAGTTGTTACCGGGATGGGTGCCGTAACCCCGATAGGTTTAACCGTGGCAGAATTTTGGAAAAACGCTATGGAAGCCAAAAGTGGAGTCGGTATGATTACATATTTTGATTCTGCCCAGTACGATACGAAGATAGCCGCCGAGTTGAAAGGTTTCGATCCGTTAAACTACCTCGAACGTAAGGAAGTTAACCGGATGGATCCGTTCGCCCGTTACGGTATGGCTTGTGCCGGGATGGCGATAAAGGATTCGGGGCTTGATCTCGAAAAAACCGATCGTGATAGAATTGGTGTAGTGTTCGGTTCCGGGATTGGCGGTATGTTGACTTGGCATCAGCAGATGGAAGTTTATTATCATGGAGGTGGACCACAAAGAATAAGTCCTTTCTTTGTTCCTATGATGATTGCCGATATCGCCGCCGGTCATATATCGATGCGGTACAAACTCCGTGGTCCCAACTACGCAACAACTTCAGCTTGCGCAACAGCATCGCACGCCATCGCGGATGCATTCATGCTTATTCAGCGGGGGAATGCGGATGTTATGGTAACCGGTGGCTCCGAAGCAGCAATCACACCGATGGGGATCGGCGGTTTCAATGCAATGAAAGCATTGTCAACCCGAAACGATGCCCCTGAAAAAGCGAGTCGCCCATTCGATGCTCAACGGAATGGTTTTATCATGGGCGAGGGAGCAGGCATTCTGATTCTTGAAGAATTGGAACACGCTCTCAAACGGAACGCAAGGATTTATGCCGAAGTTGGTGGCGTAGGGCTTACAGCCGATGCGCATCATATTACAGCTCCGGCACCGGGTGGCGAAGGCGCTGTCCGTTCTATGCGCTTATCACTTCAGGATGCAGGTGTTCAACCCGAAGATGTCGAGTACATTAACGCGCATGGAACATCAACGGAGTTTAACGACAAATCTGAAACGCAGGCGATAAAAACCGTGTTCGGAGATCATGCGTACAAATTGTTTGTCAGTTCAACAAAATCGATGACGGGTCATCTTCTCGGAGCGGCAGGCGCCATCGAAGCAATCGTTACGATAATGGCGATGGTGAACGATACTATTCCGCCGACAATCAATTACGAATATCCCGATCCGGAATGCGATTTAAATTACGTTCCGAATAAATTTATAAAAAAAGAAATCAATGTAGCCATAAGTAATACTTTCGGATTCGGCGGGCATAATGCTACATTGTTGTTTAAAAAATACCGCCAATAG
- the rnc gene encoding ribonuclease III, with protein sequence MEVLRRFLSGLFKSRGAAKSTSEIINYSELEKILGYSIRNKDYFTEALSHRSYLQVNGKEDLPTNERLEFLGDSVLNLVVGEYLFNKHPEAEEGDLTKIRSRLVNRNALSILAREIDLPKFLLLSPSALQVSVRGMETILSDAFEAIIAAIYLDGGFHNAEKFIHRCLTTSFEKKLIKLEDENFKSQLLEQAQSVALGNPRYVTVTESGPDHDRLFTVEVFIGKNSYGVGSGKNKKAAEQDAAANALKNLLLNERRTDDESPKFDN encoded by the coding sequence ATGGAAGTCTTGCGCCGATTTCTTTCTGGTTTATTCAAAAGCAGAGGCGCCGCTAAATCGACCTCGGAGATAATAAATTATTCTGAATTGGAAAAAATTCTCGGATATTCAATTCGTAATAAAGATTATTTCACCGAAGCATTGTCCCATCGTTCCTACTTACAAGTCAACGGAAAAGAAGATTTACCGACAAACGAGCGATTAGAGTTTTTGGGTGACTCTGTTTTGAATCTCGTTGTCGGAGAGTATCTTTTCAATAAACATCCTGAAGCCGAAGAGGGAGATCTCACAAAAATCAGATCACGGCTCGTTAACCGTAACGCATTAAGCATTCTCGCAAGAGAAATAGATTTGCCGAAATTCCTGCTTCTCAGTCCCAGCGCGCTCCAGGTCTCGGTTAGAGGTATGGAAACTATACTTTCAGATGCTTTCGAAGCTATAATCGCCGCAATTTATCTCGATGGCGGTTTTCATAACGCGGAAAAATTTATTCATCGCTGCTTAACGACTTCATTTGAAAAAAAATTGATAAAGCTTGAAGATGAAAATTTTAAAAGTCAATTACTCGAGCAGGCTCAAAGTGTGGCACTTGGAAATCCACGGTACGTTACAGTCACCGAATCCGGACCCGATCACGATCGGCTATTTACCGTGGAAGTGTTCATAGGAAAAAATTCTTACGGTGTGGGATCTGGAAAAAATAAAAAAGCAGCCGAACAGGATGCCGCGGCTAACGCGCTTAAAAATCTTTTACTTAACGAAAGGCGGACTGATGATGAATCTCCAAAATTCGATAATTGA
- a CDS encoding CoA-binding protein yields MNLQNSIIENILRNAKTIALVGASDKPTRDSYHIMKFLMEAGYNVIPVNPAYTEVLGKKCFPDLRQLEEPVDIVDIFRRSDEVLSIVQDAMLIGAPTVWMQMGVFNEEAASIAERAGINVIMNKCIKVEYQVLMQK; encoded by the coding sequence ATGAATCTCCAAAATTCGATAATTGAAAATATTCTACGGAACGCAAAAACTATCGCATTAGTCGGCGCATCCGATAAACCAACGCGCGACAGTTATCATATAATGAAATTCCTGATGGAAGCCGGGTATAATGTTATACCTGTTAATCCCGCATACACCGAAGTTTTAGGAAAAAAATGTTTCCCTGATCTTCGTCAATTGGAAGAACCAGTTGATATAGTCGATATCTTCCGCCGTTCAGATGAAGTTCTATCGATTGTTCAGGATGCGATGTTAATCGGAGCACCAACTGTATGGATGCAGATGGGAGTTTTTAATGAAGAAGCTGCGTCTATTGCTGAACGGGCAGGGATAAATGTAATCATGAACAAATGCATAAAAGTTGAATACCAAGTTCTTATGCAGAAATAA
- a CDS encoding BamA/TamA family outer membrane protein — protein MKIIFCFLFVLPYLFLPLNAKPSVSVQDSSSGLIDSVFVVDSIMIVGNTSTKDFVIKREMSLQPGSVIVKELLQYDQSRIYSLGLFNQVSIYVQPTTDNKANLIIEVSERWFVFPFPVIGIKDRDWKKLYYGAGLLHSNFRGRNEKLYAMFVLGYDPSGEIWYRNPFLSGDGSYSLDAKIAYSKIKNKSVSAQLAGNNFTEQHIYTTLGLGKRFGVHHMLWLTGGFEYVGVSEFKQGRTISEKGIDRFPFLGASYTYDTRDLIEYPSSGTFTRFAVTKFGLPSSDLDLVRYATDLRQFIPLRSNFSISGRLFTNFVAGSSTPSYNRVYFGYTERIRGHFKEVTEGENLFGLSTELHYQLFEPVFIQMKFLPSEFSILKFGMVAAAFGDAGTVWFRGKRFALNNFKRGYGIGLHFLLPYSMILRADYAWNESRRGEFIFDLGSSF, from the coding sequence GTGAAAATTATTTTTTGTTTTCTTTTCGTTCTTCCGTATTTATTTCTTCCCTTGAACGCGAAACCATCGGTTTCGGTTCAAGATTCATCATCGGGATTGATAGATTCGGTTTTTGTCGTGGATTCCATTATGATCGTCGGGAATACCTCAACGAAAGATTTTGTCATCAAGCGTGAAATGTCGTTACAGCCAGGTTCTGTAATCGTAAAGGAGTTGCTTCAATACGATCAAAGCCGGATATACAGTCTCGGTTTATTCAATCAGGTATCTATTTATGTTCAACCGACAACTGATAACAAAGCCAATCTGATTATCGAAGTAAGCGAGCGCTGGTTTGTTTTTCCATTTCCGGTAATCGGCATAAAAGACAGAGATTGGAAAAAACTATATTACGGTGCCGGACTTTTGCATTCGAACTTTCGGGGAAGGAACGAAAAATTATATGCGATGTTTGTTCTCGGATACGATCCTTCCGGAGAAATATGGTATCGCAATCCTTTTTTAAGCGGCGATGGTTCATATTCGCTCGACGCGAAAATCGCTTACAGTAAAATCAAAAACAAAAGTGTCTCGGCGCAACTTGCCGGAAATAATTTTACCGAGCAGCATATCTATACAACACTCGGATTGGGTAAACGCTTCGGAGTTCACCACATGCTTTGGTTAACCGGGGGATTTGAATATGTCGGTGTTTCTGAATTTAAACAGGGAAGAACGATCTCTGAAAAAGGGATAGATCGGTTTCCGTTTCTAGGCGCAAGTTATACATACGATACACGCGATCTCATTGAATACCCGTCGAGCGGTACGTTCACGCGTTTTGCAGTTACAAAATTCGGACTGCCTTCCTCGGATTTAGATCTGGTGAGATACGCAACCGATCTTCGGCAATTTATACCGCTTCGATCTAATTTCAGCATCAGCGGCCGGTTGTTCACCAATTTTGTTGCGGGTAGCAGCACACCAAGTTATAACCGTGTTTACTTCGGATATACCGAACGTATCAGAGGACATTTTAAGGAAGTTACCGAAGGAGAAAATCTTTTTGGACTTTCCACCGAACTGCATTATCAATTGTTCGAGCCGGTATTTATTCAGATGAAATTTCTCCCGTCTGAATTCAGTATACTTAAATTCGGAATGGTTGCCGCTGCGTTCGGCGATGCGGGAACGGTTTGGTTTCGCGGTAAACGATTTGCGCTGAATAATTTTAAACGCGGCTATGGTATTGGTTTGCATTTCTTGCTTCCGTACAGTATGATCTTGCGAGCCGATTATGCATGGAATGAATCGCGCCGGGGTGAATTCATTTTCGATCTCGGTTCCTCATTTTGA
- a CDS encoding 16S rRNA (uracil(1498)-N(3))-methyltransferase has product MDYFYSPPQNISAREVIIDGDEYAHLTHVMRKTANDTIRVVDGLGTAYDVRLTDIKKKTAHGVILQKYQQHNEQAIDVTIAVGILKNPSKFDFLVEKATELGVRQIIPLITERTIPSHAKIDRWQKLALAAMKQCGRSFLPIVKELTNLDNLLNQKDSDAVKLIAHENPLVKIKSNDVKLTNAKSAIVLIGPEGGFSDDEVLLAEKAGYSVLYLGERRLRTETAAIVATAKLIG; this is encoded by the coding sequence ATGGATTATTTCTATTCCCCTCCCCAAAACATCTCTGCCAGAGAAGTTATTATTGATGGCGATGAATATGCTCACCTTACACACGTAATGCGTAAGACTGCCAATGATACAATCAGAGTTGTTGATGGACTTGGAACTGCATACGATGTTCGGCTTACCGATATAAAAAAGAAGACAGCCCACGGAGTGATATTACAAAAATATCAACAGCATAACGAACAAGCTATTGACGTAACCATTGCGGTAGGGATTCTCAAAAATCCTTCAAAATTCGATTTTTTAGTGGAAAAAGCGACAGAGTTAGGAGTGAGACAAATTATTCCCTTAATAACTGAACGTACTATTCCTTCGCACGCAAAAATAGATCGCTGGCAAAAACTCGCTCTTGCCGCTATGAAACAATGCGGGCGTTCTTTCTTGCCAATTGTAAAAGAGCTCACCAATCTGGATAATCTTCTCAATCAAAAAGATAGTGATGCTGTAAAATTAATCGCTCACGAAAATCCGCTTGTAAAAATAAAATCGAATGATGTTAAATTGACAAATGCAAAATCTGCAATCGTATTGATTGGACCGGAAGGGGGATTTAGCGATGATGAAGTATTACTCGCTGAGAAAGCAGGTTACTCCGTTTTATATTTAGGTGAGCGCAGATTGCGGACAGAAACAGCGGCGATTGTTGCGACGGCAAAATTGATTGGTTAA
- a CDS encoding redoxin domain-containing protein, translating to MRDKKKLFYFGSIIIIIMLSAEVTLLTIQNNQLKNTLRSLTQPNIDPLRAGDTVKSFGVQTLGGEFKEYKYEDYSSKHLFFILSTSCPYCLRNLPNWNKITEQRPDNVNIFGISTDDIQKTNNYLETKDVKFYLCSVTDTTFKKNYKIGGVPATILVNEKGVV from the coding sequence ATGAGGGATAAGAAAAAATTATTTTATTTCGGAAGTATCATTATTATTATTATGCTGAGCGCGGAAGTAACGCTTTTAACAATTCAAAACAATCAATTAAAAAACACGCTTCGTTCTCTCACTCAGCCAAATATTGACCCGCTCCGTGCAGGTGACACAGTCAAATCTTTTGGGGTGCAAACACTCGGCGGCGAATTTAAAGAATATAAATACGAAGATTATTCTTCAAAACATCTTTTCTTTATACTTTCAACATCTTGCCCATATTGTCTAAGAAATCTGCCTAATTGGAATAAGATAACTGAGCAGAGACCCGATAATGTAAATATATTCGGCATATCGACTGACGATATTCAAAAAACTAATAATTATTTGGAAACTAAAGATGTAAAATTTTATCTCTGCTCGGTTACAGATACAACTTTTAAGAAAAATTATAAAATAGGAGGTGTGCCTGCTACGATTCTTGTCAATGAAAAAGGTGTTGTTTAG
- a CDS encoding cyclodeaminase/cyclohydrolase family protein gives MLTEKTVVKFLDELASNSPAPGGGSVAALGGALGAALTSMVANLTIGKKKYQDVEAEMISLRSKTEELRKAFTVIIDQDTDAFNKVMEAFGLPKESDDQKALRSAAIQEATKEATLVPLRVMKLVVDALALAKVVADKGNVNSASDAGVAALMLHAGAESAALNVYINLNGINDQEFVGWHTDEVATLQRTCKMKTDEILAIVNGKVIKKQS, from the coding sequence ATGCTGACCGAAAAAACAGTTGTGAAATTTTTAGACGAACTTGCATCCAATTCACCGGCACCGGGCGGAGGCAGTGTTGCCGCACTTGGCGGCGCACTTGGCGCTGCGCTTACATCTATGGTTGCAAACCTCACAATCGGCAAGAAAAAATATCAAGATGTTGAAGCCGAGATGATCTCGCTACGATCAAAAACAGAAGAATTAAGAAAAGCATTTACCGTTATCATCGATCAGGACACAGATGCATTCAATAAAGTAATGGAAGCATTCGGTCTTCCGAAAGAGTCCGACGATCAAAAAGCATTGCGATCTGCCGCCATACAGGAAGCGACAAAGGAAGCAACGTTGGTTCCGTTACGGGTTATGAAATTAGTGGTAGATGCTTTGGCTCTAGCAAAAGTTGTTGCAGATAAAGGAAATGTAAATTCGGCAAGCGATGCCGGAGTAGCGGCTTTGATGCTACATGCCGGCGCGGAAAGTGCGGCGCTGAATGTTTACATCAATCTCAACGGCATTAACGATCAGGAATTCGTTGGGTGGCACACGGATGAAGTTGCAACTTTACAAAGAACGTGCAAAATGAAAACCGATGAGATACTTGCGATAGTTAACGGAAAAGTTATTAAAAAACAATCATAA
- the ftcD gene encoding glutamate formimidoyltransferase, whose protein sequence is MNKLVECVPNFSEGRDSKIIDTISDSISSVHNVKLLSVEPDKDYNRTVVTFVGEPDAVKEAAFRATKTASELIDMTKHKGEHPRMGATDVVPFIPISGVTMNDCVKLSHEFGKRVAEELHIPIYLYEEAAQTVERRNLATIRKGEYEGFSSKISDPQWKPDYGAAVFNPKSGATVTGARVFLIAYNVNLTTNSKDIAHEIALRIRESGRTLKKENGESVKIPGSLKAVKAMGVMLERFDIAQVSINLNNFNITPPHVAFEEVRKEAQKLGMNVTGSEVVGLIPKEALLIAGKFYTPNHFSNIKEEEYIARAIEALGLSQLERFDPKKKIIEYMI, encoded by the coding sequence ATGAATAAACTTGTAGAGTGCGTACCAAATTTCAGTGAAGGACGTGATTCAAAAATTATTGATACCATTTCAGACAGTATTAGCTCGGTTCACAACGTTAAACTGCTCAGTGTAGAACCCGATAAAGATTACAATCGTACTGTGGTTACATTTGTCGGTGAACCGGACGCCGTAAAGGAAGCGGCATTTCGCGCAACGAAAACAGCATCGGAACTGATTGACATGACGAAACACAAAGGTGAACATCCAAGGATGGGCGCAACCGATGTAGTCCCCTTCATACCGATAAGCGGAGTAACGATGAATGATTGCGTAAAACTTTCGCACGAATTCGGAAAACGTGTTGCCGAAGAATTGCATATCCCGATTTATCTGTATGAAGAAGCGGCACAGACTGTTGAGCGAAGAAATCTTGCCACTATAAGGAAGGGAGAATACGAGGGATTTTCATCGAAGATATCAGATCCGCAATGGAAACCCGATTACGGTGCTGCAGTCTTCAATCCAAAATCCGGTGCAACGGTAACCGGTGCGCGCGTTTTCCTGATCGCTTACAATGTTAATCTCACAACAAACAGTAAAGATATAGCTCATGAGATTGCATTACGAATCAGAGAAAGCGGCAGAACACTGAAGAAAGAAAATGGAGAAAGCGTTAAGATCCCGGGATCATTAAAAGCAGTCAAGGCAATGGGTGTAATGCTTGAGCGTTTCGATATAGCTCAGGTATCAATCAATCTGAACAATTTCAACATCACCCCGCCTCATGTGGCATTCGAAGAGGTTCGAAAAGAAGCTCAGAAATTGGGAATGAATGTAACCGGGAGTGAAGTTGTTGGACTGATTCCCAAAGAGGCTCTTTTAATAGCAGGAAAATTTTACACTCCAAATCATTTTTCAAATATCAAAGAAGAAGAATATATCGCGCGCGCTATTGAAGCGCTCGGATTAAGTCAACTTGAACGTTTCGATCCGAAGAAAAAAATTATAGAATATATGATATAA
- a CDS encoding imidazolonepropionase: MTLALINIRQLITVSAHGGSVKTGKAMQDLGIIENGAVLIENDSIRWCGRMEELSMNSLRDADVLDCMNRIVLPGFIDPHTHLVFAGSRENEFAMRSSGVSYQEIASKGGGILSTVNNVRQSTKKDLKKIARKYLNAVLQHGTTTVEIKSGYGLDVDNEIKMLETITELNDEEMITIVSTFLGAHAIPPEYSGKKQEYIRLIIDKMIPYIGKKKLASFCDAFCEKGYFESDDCRSILSEGMKFGLLPKLHADELTAGGGAELAAELGAVSADHLEHISDIGIRALATTGVTAVLLPGVSLFLNHRYAPARDMIDQGVVVALATDFNPGSCMSYSMPIMMTLACTQMKMSPEEAIVSSTLNAAAALNLSHSIGSIEIGKKADIIVLDIPNYKFIPYHFGENHLWRVIKNGVVLEF; the protein is encoded by the coding sequence ATGACTTTAGCACTTATAAATATCAGGCAACTTATAACCGTTTCAGCGCATGGCGGCAGCGTAAAAACCGGTAAGGCAATGCAAGATCTTGGAATAATCGAGAATGGCGCTGTACTGATTGAGAACGATTCAATCCGCTGGTGCGGAAGGATGGAAGAACTCTCGATGAACAGTTTGAGAGACGCGGATGTTCTCGATTGTATGAATCGAATTGTCCTTCCGGGTTTTATCGATCCGCACACTCATCTGGTATTCGCGGGAAGCAGAGAAAACGAATTTGCAATGAGAAGCTCAGGTGTCAGTTATCAGGAAATCGCTTCAAAAGGCGGCGGCATTTTAAGTACGGTCAACAATGTTCGGCAATCCACAAAAAAAGATTTAAAAAAAATAGCGCGAAAATATCTTAATGCGGTATTGCAGCATGGTACTACCACGGTAGAAATAAAAAGCGGATACGGACTTGATGTTGACAATGAAATAAAAATGCTTGAGACAATTACAGAATTAAACGATGAGGAGATGATAACAATCGTCTCCACCTTTTTAGGGGCGCATGCTATTCCCCCTGAATATTCCGGTAAAAAGCAAGAGTATATTCGTTTAATAATCGATAAAATGATTCCCTACATCGGGAAAAAGAAACTGGCATCATTCTGCGACGCATTTTGTGAGAAAGGATATTTTGAATCCGATGATTGCCGATCAATCTTATCGGAAGGAATGAAATTCGGTTTACTCCCAAAACTTCACGCGGATGAATTAACCGCAGGCGGTGGCGCAGAGCTTGCGGCTGAATTAGGCGCTGTTTCCGCCGATCACCTAGAACATATAAGCGATATCGGTATCCGTGCGCTCGCAACAACCGGAGTGACAGCCGTTTTACTTCCGGGTGTTTCGTTGTTTCTTAATCACCGGTACGCCCCGGCCCGCGATATGATCGATCAAGGCGTGGTTGTAGCGCTGGCTACAGATTTCAATCCTGGGTCTTGCATGTCGTACAGCATGCCGATTATGATGACTCTCGCATGCACACAGATGAAAATGTCACCCGAGGAAGCGATTGTTTCTTCAACGCTGAATGCCGCGGCAGCTCTCAATTTATCACATTCAATAGGCAGTATTGAGATCGGCAAGAAAGCCGATATTATCGTTCTCGACATACCGAATTATAAATTTATTCCGTATCACTTCGGTGAGAATCATCTTTGGAGAGTAATCAAGAACGGAGTAGTTTTAGAGTTTTAA
- a CDS encoding GNAT family N-acetyltransferase, with product MRRIRKGDENSFLSLINALADYEKLKRPSPAARKRLIKDGFGEKKRFTGYLAFVNKKAVGYSIIFETYSSFLALPTLYLEDIFILPEYRSLGIGRKMFKICLNEAKRRGCGRMEWVVLDWNKPAINFYEKIGATHLKEWYTFRISRNNFNTISGKL from the coding sequence ATACGGCGGATTAGAAAGGGCGACGAAAATTCTTTTCTATCGCTCATCAATGCACTCGCTGATTACGAAAAACTCAAACGTCCATCACCCGCCGCACGAAAAAGATTGATAAAAGATGGTTTCGGCGAAAAAAAAAGGTTCACGGGATATCTTGCATTCGTAAACAAAAAAGCCGTTGGTTACTCTATCATCTTCGAAACATATTCATCGTTTCTCGCCCTGCCAACTTTATATCTTGAAGATATTTTCATCCTTCCGGAATACCGTTCCCTGGGAATCGGGCGAAAAATGTTCAAAATTTGTTTGAACGAAGCGAAAAGGCGCGGTTGCGGCAGAATGGAATGGGTAGTACTTGACTGGAATAAGCCGGCTATCAATTTTTATGAAAAGATCGGTGCAACTCATCTAAAAGAATGGTATACATTCAGAATTAGCCGTAACAATTTTAATACGATATCGGGTAAACTTTAA
- the hutU gene encoding urocanate hydratase codes for MKSIDKKSIKAPQGTQLTCKGWIQEAAMRMLMNNLDAEVAEKPEELIVYGGTGKAARDWECYEAIIRSLKSLENDETLLIQSGKPVGVFKTHTDAPRVLISNSMLVPHWATWDEFRRLEGLGLTMYGQMTAGSWIYIGSQGILQGTYETFAACAEKYFNGSLAGKFLLTAGLGGMGGAQPLAATMNGAVCLAIEVDRSRIEKRLSTKYVDKMTENLDEALAWIQDARAKKQAVSVALLGNAADVLPELVRRGIIPDILTDQTSAHDTLNGYVPHGISYDEALALRKSNPDKYITMSRASIVEHVKSMIELKNQGAIAFDYGNNIRGEAYANGLKNAFDIPGFVPEYIRPLFCDGKGPFRWAALSGNPEDIFRTDLAIKEAFPENKALIRWIDKAQKDIKFQGLPARICWLGYGERAKMGRIFNDLVANGEIKAPIVIGRDHLDCGSVASPNRETEKMRDGSDAIADWPILNALLNAVGGASWVSVHHGGGVGIGMSIHAGMVVVADGTKEAEKRLERVLTYDPGMGIIRHTDAGYDRAISNAKKFSVKVPMMK; via the coding sequence ATGAAATCAATTGATAAAAAATCAATTAAAGCCCCGCAGGGAACACAATTAACATGCAAGGGTTGGATACAGGAAGCGGCAATGCGCATGCTGATGAACAATCTTGATGCTGAAGTCGCTGAAAAACCTGAAGAACTTATTGTTTATGGCGGGACAGGGAAAGCCGCACGCGATTGGGAATGTTACGAAGCAATAATCCGCAGTTTAAAATCATTGGAGAATGACGAAACACTTTTAATTCAATCCGGTAAACCGGTCGGTGTTTTTAAAACACACACCGATGCACCGCGTGTATTGATATCCAACTCTATGTTGGTTCCTCACTGGGCAACGTGGGATGAGTTTAGAAGACTCGAAGGTCTCGGTCTTACGATGTATGGACAGATGACAGCCGGCAGTTGGATTTACATCGGCTCACAAGGGATCCTACAAGGAACTTACGAAACATTTGCCGCATGTGCGGAAAAATATTTTAACGGATCACTGGCGGGAAAATTTTTGCTCACCGCCGGACTTGGTGGAATGGGCGGCGCGCAACCGCTTGCTGCTACCATGAATGGAGCAGTCTGCCTTGCAATTGAAGTTGATCGTTCAAGAATTGAAAAACGGTTGAGCACAAAATACGTCGATAAAATGACGGAAAATCTTGATGAAGCACTCGCTTGGATTCAAGATGCACGTGCTAAAAAACAAGCGGTGTCGGTGGCATTACTCGGAAACGCGGCTGATGTTCTTCCCGAACTTGTTCGTCGGGGAATAATCCCCGATATTTTAACCGATCAAACTTCAGCTCACGATACGCTCAATGGTTACGTCCCACATGGGATATCATATGACGAGGCATTAGCTCTTCGCAAATCAAATCCCGATAAATATATTACAATGTCACGGGCTTCAATTGTTGAACATGTTAAATCCATGATAGAATTAAAAAATCAAGGCGCAATCGCTTTTGATTATGGTAACAACATTCGAGGGGAAGCTTATGCCAACGGTTTGAAGAATGCTTTCGATATTCCCGGATTCGTGCCGGAATATATCCGTCCACTCTTTTGCGACGGTAAAGGACCATTCCGCTGGGCTGCACTCTCGGGCAATCCGGAAGATATTTTCAGAACTGACCTTGCGATTAAAGAAGCTTTTCCCGAAAATAAAGCGCTCATCCGCTGGATTGATAAGGCACAGAAAGATATAAAGTTCCAGGGTCTTCCGGCACGAATTTGCTGGCTTGGTTATGGCGAAAGAGCGAAAATGGGAAGAATATTTAACGATTTAGTTGCTAACGGAGAAATAAAAGCACCAATCGTTATCGGGAGAGATCATCTCGATTGCGGTTCCGTTGCATCACCTAATCGTGAAACCGAAAAAATGCGAGACGGCAGCGATGCCATAGCCGATTGGCCCATTTTGAACGCGTTGCTAAATGCCGTTGGTGGCGCAAGCTGGGTGAGCGTTCATCACGGCGGTGGTGTTGGCATTGGAATGTCGATACATGCCGGCATGGTTGTGGTCGCAGACGGAACGAAAGAAGCGGAAAAACGGCTCGAGAGAGTTCTCACATACGATCCGGGCATGGGGATCATCCGACATACAGATGCCGGTTATGACAGAGCAATTTCAAACGCAAAGAAGTTCAGCGTAAAAGTTCCAATGATGAAATAG
- a CDS encoding adenosine-specific kinase, which translates to MEFKIVSIEKPADMNFILGQAHFIKTVEDIYEAIVSTNPNMKFGVAFCEASGPALVRYIGNDQKLMEIARMNALEIGCGHSFIIFMENGFPINILNVIKNLSEVCNIFCSTSNQVEVIIAETEQGRGIMGVIDGVKSTGIETDADIKNRKDFLRKIGYKL; encoded by the coding sequence ATGGAATTTAAAATTGTTTCGATCGAAAAACCTGCCGATATGAATTTCATACTAGGTCAGGCGCACTTTATTAAAACCGTGGAAGATATTTACGAAGCCATAGTTTCCACAAATCCAAACATGAAATTCGGTGTTGCTTTTTGTGAAGCTTCGGGACCTGCTCTTGTCCGTTATATCGGCAACGATCAGAAGCTTATGGAAATCGCCCGAATGAATGCGCTGGAAATCGGATGCGGACACTCATTCATCATATTTATGGAGAATGGATTTCCAATCAACATTCTCAACGTTATTAAAAACCTGTCAGAAGTTTGTAATATCTTTTGTTCAACCTCAAATCAGGTTGAGGTTATCATCGCTGAGACCGAACAAGGCAGAGGAATTATGGGTGTTATCGATGGGGTAAAGTCTACAGGAATTGAAACTGATGCCGATATTAAGAACCGAAAAGATTTCCTCAGAAAAATTGGATATAAGCTTTAA